The Lonchura striata isolate bLonStr1 chromosome 7, bLonStr1.mat, whole genome shotgun sequence genome window below encodes:
- the C7H10orf95 gene encoding uncharacterized protein C10orf95 homolog, translating to MYQSSFMPREYYPAMIPPSAYTYPPLRPGRAEDMSRSVMFPPIHMPNFYSRPITFVVDRNSYPDYAGGQVEYHHLYSASNPYIYPYHTWHFPPMVPIPLYNPYANYHPYATCQRSDQYRDTWPEGFTMRGELQWGKLGKVFGPRKDLPEFVKDDLRRVYGTYPRTNVSISYRKGEFLVKGDPKIEDQEYAVEKKVIQQAVTPSASEADDSSEDRNRKKKKKLRH from the coding sequence ATGTACCAGTCCAGCTTTATGCCACGGGAATATTACCCAGCCATGATCCCACCTTCTGCCTACACCTACCCACCTCTGCGGCCTGGGAGAGCAGAAGACATGTCCAGATCTGTGATGTTCCCTCCCATCCACATGCCCAACTTCTACAGTCGACCCATCACCTTTGTGGTGGACCGGAACAGCTACCCTGACTATGCGGGAGGTCAGGTGGAGTATCATCATCTCTATAGTGCCTCCAACCCCTACATCTATCCATACCACACCTGGCACTTCCCTCCCATGGTCCCTATCCCTCTCTACAATCCCTATGCAAACTACCATCCCTATGCTACCTGCCAGAGGTCAGATCAGTATCGAGATACGTGGCCAGAAGGCTTCACAATGAGAGGGGAGCTTCAATGGGGGAAGCTTGGAAAGGTGTTTGGGCCAAGGAAAGACCTCCCAGAATTTGTGAAGGATGATCTCCGGAGGGTTTATGGCACCTACCCTCGGACCAATGTTTCCATATCCTATCGGAAAGGAGAGTTCTTGGTCAAGGGAGACCCCAAGATAGAAGACCAGGAATATGCAGTGGAGAAAAAAGTCATCCAGCAGGCTGTGACCCCCAGTGCCAGTGAGGCAGATGACAGCAGTGAGGACCGGAACcgtaagaagaaaaagaaactgagaCATTGA